One Egicoccus halophilus genomic region harbors:
- a CDS encoding FmdB family zinc ribbon protein, with amino-acid sequence MPTYEYACRDCGEHLEVVQSFQDDALTECPTCSGSLRKVYSAAGLIFKGSGWHVKDYAASSKRGGGNRGESSSEGSSSEGSSSESSSDTGAAKDSGTKGGSSSEGSSSNTSSTSSEAKKSA; translated from the coding sequence ATGCCCACCTACGAGTACGCCTGCCGGGACTGCGGTGAGCACCTGGAGGTCGTGCAGTCGTTCCAGGACGATGCGCTGACCGAGTGCCCCACCTGCTCCGGCTCCCTGCGCAAGGTCTACAGCGCCGCCGGCCTGATCTTCAAGGGCTCCGGGTGGCACGTCAAGGACTACGCCGCCTCGTCGAAGCGTGGCGGGGGCAACCGGGGCGAGTCGTCGTCGGAGGGCTCGTCCTCGGAGGGCTCGTCGTCGGAGTCGTCCTCCGACACCGGCGCCGCCAAGGACAGCGGCACGAAGGGCGGCTCGTCGTCGGAGGGTTCGTCGTCGAACACGTCGTCGACGTCGAGCGAGGCGAAGAAGAGCGCCTGA
- a CDS encoding SAF domain-containing protein gives MRTRSDAPVLPRLDGAPVVLPRPLDALSEQWFRAGPRLRLAVVVVLLIGALGAFLARLSTSPWGGPVPVLVAGDDLAVGSELADAAVRATDWPADLVPGDAVRTPRDARLTIAVPAGTVLTERHLASTGVAGALADTQAGVAVPRELLPELPAGAHIDLVGAAHDGSGSVLAAEVEVVRVDEARVWIAVGRDEAAAVAGAAASGQLTAVVLPP, from the coding sequence ATGCGAACCCGATCCGATGCTCCCGTGCTCCCACGCCTGGACGGCGCCCCGGTGGTGCTGCCGCGGCCGCTCGACGCGCTCAGCGAACAGTGGTTCCGTGCCGGACCCCGGCTGCGGCTGGCCGTCGTCGTGGTGCTCCTGATCGGCGCCCTGGGAGCCTTCCTCGCGCGGCTGTCGACCTCACCGTGGGGCGGGCCGGTGCCGGTGCTGGTCGCCGGTGACGACCTGGCGGTCGGCAGCGAGCTGGCGGACGCCGCGGTGCGGGCCACCGACTGGCCGGCCGACCTCGTGCCCGGTGACGCCGTGCGGACGCCTCGCGACGCCCGCCTGACGATCGCGGTTCCGGCCGGCACGGTGCTCACCGAACGACACCTGGCCTCCACCGGGGTGGCCGGCGCACTGGCCGACACGCAGGCCGGGGTGGCCGTGCCGCGCGAGTTGCTGCCCGAGCTGCCCGCCGGCGCGCACATCGACCTCGTCGGCGCCGCGCACGACGGATCGGGCAGCGTGCTGGCCGCCGAGGTCGAGGTGGTGCGGGTCGACGAGGCGCGGGTGTGGATCGCCGTGGGACGCGACGAGGCCGCCGCGGTCGCCGGGGCGGCCGCCTCCGGCCAGCTGACCGCGGTGGTCCTACCGCCCTGA
- a CDS encoding SDR family oxidoreductase — translation MPDDGEGDGVRVLVIGATGYIGGRLVPELLERGHEVRCGARTPAKLDGRPWRDRVEIARVDVAEPDEIRAAAEGCDAVYLLVHSMDGAGSFEQRDREAATNVRDAVADAGVRRLVYLGGLGHGTGLSPHLRSRQEVGRILAEGPVPVTELRAAIIIGSGSASFEMLRHLVEVLPVMTTPRWVETRCQPIAVRDVLALLTEVLDVEETAGRVLEIGGPDVLTYRELMQTYAEVAGLRRRVILPVPVLTPSLSSLWIGLVTPLPTGLARPLVESLVNEVVVRDDTAQRLLPRQLLPIREVLRLALERVQDLEVATTWAGAGGTPSRSAVRHGPEAPQPEDPDWSGGTVMTDERRVRTTAPPAAVFQAVSGIGGHRGYHGFRWMWETRGVLDKVVGGVGLRRGRRHPVELAIGEPVDFWRVEALLPDRLLRLRAEMKVPGTAWLEFRVEPDGTGACLDQLARFHPRGLFGRLYWWVLTPFHALIFPRMARRLAAEAERIAGEPASGR, via the coding sequence ATGCCCGACGACGGAGAGGGCGACGGCGTGCGCGTGCTGGTCATCGGTGCGACCGGCTACATCGGTGGCCGGCTGGTTCCCGAACTGCTCGAGCGGGGGCACGAGGTCCGCTGCGGGGCCCGGACCCCGGCCAAGCTCGACGGCCGTCCGTGGCGGGACCGGGTGGAGATCGCCCGCGTCGACGTCGCCGAGCCCGACGAGATCCGGGCAGCGGCCGAGGGCTGTGACGCGGTGTACCTGCTCGTGCACTCCATGGACGGCGCGGGCAGCTTCGAGCAGCGCGACCGCGAGGCGGCGACCAACGTCCGTGACGCGGTCGCCGACGCCGGGGTGCGCCGGCTGGTCTACCTCGGCGGGCTGGGCCACGGCACCGGCCTCTCGCCGCACCTGCGCTCGCGGCAGGAGGTGGGGCGCATCCTCGCCGAGGGGCCCGTCCCGGTCACCGAGCTTCGCGCCGCGATCATCATCGGCTCGGGCAGCGCCTCGTTCGAGATGCTGCGCCACCTCGTCGAGGTGCTGCCCGTGATGACCACCCCGCGGTGGGTGGAGACGCGGTGTCAGCCGATCGCCGTCCGCGACGTGCTGGCGCTGCTGACCGAGGTCCTCGACGTCGAGGAGACCGCCGGCCGGGTGCTCGAGATCGGTGGGCCCGACGTGCTGACCTATCGCGAGCTGATGCAGACCTACGCCGAGGTGGCCGGCCTGCGCCGACGCGTCATCCTGCCGGTGCCGGTGCTGACCCCGTCGCTGTCGTCGCTGTGGATCGGCCTGGTGACCCCGCTGCCGACCGGCCTCGCGCGGCCGCTCGTGGAGAGCCTCGTCAACGAGGTGGTGGTGCGCGACGACACCGCGCAGCGGCTGCTGCCGCGGCAGCTGCTCCCCATCCGTGAGGTGCTGCGTCTGGCGCTCGAACGGGTCCAGGATCTCGAGGTCGCCACGACCTGGGCCGGCGCCGGGGGCACGCCCTCCCGCTCGGCCGTCCGTCACGGCCCCGAGGCCCCCCAGCCCGAGGATCCCGACTGGTCGGGCGGCACCGTGATGACCGACGAACGTCGGGTGCGGACCACGGCGCCACCGGCGGCGGTGTTCCAGGCGGTCAGTGGCATCGGCGGCCACCGCGGCTATCACGGCTTCCGCTGGATGTGGGAGACCCGTGGTGTGCTCGACAAGGTGGTCGGCGGCGTCGGGCTGCGCCGGGGACGCCGCCATCCCGTGGAGCTCGCCATCGGTGAGCCGGTCGACTTCTGGCGGGTCGAGGCGCTTCTTCCCGACCGGCTGCTGCGCCTGCGGGCGGAGATGAAGGTCCCGGGCACGGCCTGGCTGGAGTTCCGGGTCGAACCCGACGGGACCGGCGCCTGCCTGGACCAACTGGCCCGATTCCACCCACGCGGACTGTTCGGGCGCCTGTACTGGTGGGTCCTCACGCCCTTCCACGCCCTGATCTTCCCCCGCATGGCGCGCCGCCTCGCCGCGGAGGCGGAACGCATCGCCGGCGAGCCCGCCTCAGGGCGGTAG
- a CDS encoding undecaprenyl-diphosphate phosphatase, which translates to MVPRSAGLRLPVLLIQAIVLGLLQGLTEFLPVSSSGHLQGVPYLLGWPSGSLTFDVMVHAGTLAAVVVYFRGDLAFLATRVTGLGGDHPVTERRLARRTLVLLAVGSVPAALAGLLFEDVFAAAFGSVRAVSGFLLVTAFLLWFGERLRTDRAAAQLGKSVDELDDAERRLDPGRGEDTTTLRDAGVIGVAQALAIFPGISRSGSTIAAGMALGLSRAAAARFSFLLSIPVIVGAVVFKLPDLGTAEPGTLAFGPLQIAVGVLVAAASGYLAISFLLRLVQSETLLGFARYVVVFAAVLFGATFVLG; encoded by the coding sequence GTGGTCCCCCGCTCCGCCGGCCTGCGCCTTCCCGTGCTGCTGATCCAGGCGATCGTGCTCGGCCTGCTCCAGGGCCTGACCGAGTTCCTCCCCGTGTCCTCCTCCGGTCACCTGCAGGGGGTGCCGTACCTGCTCGGCTGGCCGTCGGGCAGCCTGACGTTCGACGTCATGGTGCACGCCGGGACGCTGGCGGCGGTGGTGGTCTACTTCCGCGGCGACCTGGCGTTCCTGGCCACCCGGGTGACCGGCCTGGGGGGCGACCATCCCGTGACCGAGCGACGCCTCGCGCGACGCACGCTCGTGCTGCTGGCCGTCGGATCGGTCCCCGCCGCGCTGGCCGGACTGCTGTTCGAGGACGTGTTCGCGGCCGCGTTCGGCTCGGTCCGGGCCGTGTCCGGCTTCCTGCTGGTGACCGCCTTCCTGCTGTGGTTCGGGGAGCGGTTGCGCACCGACCGCGCCGCGGCACAGCTGGGCAAGTCCGTCGACGAGCTCGACGACGCCGAGCGGCGCCTCGACCCGGGCCGGGGCGAGGACACCACCACGCTGCGCGACGCCGGCGTCATCGGGGTCGCGCAGGCCCTGGCGATCTTCCCCGGCATCTCCCGCTCCGGTTCGACGATCGCCGCCGGCATGGCCCTGGGACTCTCGCGCGCGGCGGCCGCCCGGTTCTCGTTCCTGCTGTCGATCCCGGTCATCGTCGGGGCGGTCGTCTTCAAGCTGCCCGACCTCGGCACGGCCGAGCCCGGCACCCTGGCGTTCGGCCCGCTGCAGATCGCCGTCGGCGTGCTCGTGGCCGCCGCAAGCGGCTACCTCGCGATCTCGTTCCTGCTGCGGCTGGTGCAGAGCGAGACGTTGCTCGGTTTCGCGCGCTACGTCGTCGTCTTCGCCGCGGTGCTGTTCGGGGCCACCTTCGTGCTCGGCTGA
- a CDS encoding alpha/beta hydrolase family protein yields MSTPAPSDIRAYLEIRTASPSGWSPDGASLLVSSDLPGSAQVHRLDLADAVLPVPAHDLVPVTRFEEPIGAGYLPADPTGANGHRLLLATDRGGNERHQLFTAPHAPASAFTGPDELDALVVDDEYIHRPGGVTRDGRLLAYATNRGNGVAFDTWVRDLTDGSERCVFATGGWTGPGGFSPDGRYLAVTEMTTRPGDNVVHLVDLEQVGDTPLSAGDPGVVELAPHPERESSVGTPSWLPDASAFFFSTDVGRDHSAIARGTPAGDHEIVVETGWDTGCGVDWSGRHLLVAWNDDGRTRVQLRDPATLAVTDEVPLPGEGVAGGFRFTRDGRWLVFAFTSATVPGDVWRYDTDERHLQRVTVSPCEVDPATFVTPELVRFPSFDGLEVPAFVYRPQRAPERGPAPVVVVIHGGPESQYRPSFPALTQYLVAQGFAVVAPNVRGSTGYGRRYQHLDDVDKRLDSVADLAALHDWLQTQDDLDASRAALYGGSYGGYMTLMGLVTQPERWAAGVDVVGMSNLVTFLENTSAWRRAFREREYGSLEHDRDVLLEASPITYVDRLRAPLFVVHGANDPRVPLSEAEQLHAVLEERGVRSELLVYKDEGHGLSKLANRIDCYPKVVAFLHEVLGD; encoded by the coding sequence ATGTCCACTCCCGCGCCGTCCGACATCCGTGCCTACCTCGAGATCCGCACCGCGTCGCCCAGCGGTTGGTCTCCCGACGGGGCGAGCCTGCTCGTCTCCTCGGATCTGCCCGGCAGTGCCCAGGTGCACCGCCTCGACCTCGCCGACGCGGTGCTGCCGGTGCCGGCGCACGACCTCGTACCGGTCACCCGCTTCGAGGAGCCGATCGGGGCCGGCTACCTGCCGGCCGACCCGACCGGCGCGAACGGGCACCGACTGCTGCTCGCCACCGACCGCGGCGGCAACGAGCGCCATCAGCTGTTCACCGCGCCGCACGCGCCGGCATCGGCGTTCACCGGACCGGACGAACTCGATGCGCTCGTCGTCGACGACGAGTACATCCACCGCCCCGGTGGCGTGACCCGCGACGGTCGGTTGCTGGCCTACGCGACCAACCGGGGGAACGGCGTCGCGTTCGACACCTGGGTGCGGGACCTGACCGACGGCAGCGAGCGGTGCGTGTTCGCGACCGGTGGGTGGACCGGTCCCGGCGGCTTCTCGCCGGACGGCCGCTACCTGGCCGTCACGGAGATGACCACCCGCCCCGGCGACAACGTGGTCCATCTCGTCGACCTCGAGCAGGTCGGCGACACCCCCCTGTCGGCCGGCGACCCGGGCGTCGTGGAGCTCGCGCCGCACCCCGAACGCGAGTCGAGCGTGGGGACGCCCTCCTGGCTGCCGGACGCGTCGGCGTTCTTCTTCTCCACCGACGTCGGCCGCGACCACAGCGCCATCGCGCGGGGCACCCCCGCCGGCGACCACGAGATCGTCGTCGAGACCGGATGGGACACCGGCTGCGGTGTCGACTGGTCCGGCCGGCACCTGCTGGTGGCCTGGAACGACGACGGTCGCACCCGGGTCCAGTTGCGGGATCCCGCCACGCTGGCGGTCACCGACGAGGTGCCGCTGCCCGGCGAGGGCGTGGCCGGGGGGTTCCGCTTCACCCGTGACGGTCGCTGGCTCGTGTTCGCGTTCACCTCCGCGACGGTCCCGGGTGACGTGTGGCGCTACGACACCGACGAGCGGCACCTGCAGCGTGTCACCGTCTCGCCGTGCGAGGTCGACCCCGCGACGTTCGTGACGCCGGAACTGGTGCGCTTCCCGTCGTTCGACGGCCTCGAGGTGCCCGCCTTCGTCTATCGCCCCCAGCGGGCACCCGAGCGGGGCCCGGCACCCGTGGTGGTGGTGATCCACGGTGGCCCCGAGAGCCAGTACCGGCCGAGCTTCCCGGCGCTGACGCAGTACCTCGTCGCGCAGGGGTTCGCGGTGGTCGCACCCAACGTGCGCGGCTCGACCGGGTACGGCCGGCGCTACCAGCACCTCGACGACGTCGACAAGCGGCTGGACTCGGTCGCCGACCTCGCGGCACTGCACGACTGGCTGCAGACGCAGGACGACCTCGACGCGTCCCGCGCCGCCCTCTACGGCGGGTCCTACGGCGGCTACATGACGCTGATGGGCCTGGTCACCCAACCCGAGCGGTGGGCGGCCGGTGTGGACGTGGTCGGGATGTCGAACCTGGTCACGTTCCTGGAGAACACCTCGGCGTGGCGGCGGGCCTTCCGTGAGCGCGAGTACGGCTCGCTCGAGCACGACCGCGACGTCCTGCTCGAGGCGTCGCCGATCACCTACGTCGACCGGTTGCGTGCGCCGCTGTTCGTCGTCCACGGCGCCAACGACCCGCGCGTGCCGCTGTCCGAGGCCGAGCAGCTGCACGCCGTGCTCGAGGAGCGGGGCGTGCGCAGCGAGCTGCTGGTCTACAAGGACGAGGGACACGGGCTGAGCAAGCTCGCCAACCGCATCGACTGCTACCCGAAGGTCGTCGCGTTCCTGCACGAGGTCCTCGGCGACTGA
- a CDS encoding transglycosylase family protein has product MRVFTAAAATVGLVGFGAGAAAAAETYEVQPGDTLSGIARSLDTVDTWQQLHAANPKLSDPNLIFPGQVLQVATGGAAAPAASEPASEPTSEPASAPAATTDTGVWDRLAQCESSGDWSINTGNGYYGGLQFALSSWEWVGGQGYPHEASRAEQIHRAEILLERQGWNAWPSCSRQLGLR; this is encoded by the coding sequence ATGCGCGTGTTCACCGCCGCGGCAGCGACCGTCGGCCTCGTCGGCTTCGGTGCCGGTGCAGCAGCGGCGGCCGAGACCTACGAGGTCCAGCCCGGCGACACGCTGTCGGGCATCGCCCGTAGCCTCGACACGGTGGACACCTGGCAGCAGTTGCACGCTGCCAACCCCAAGCTCAGCGACCCCAACCTGATCTTCCCGGGCCAGGTCCTGCAGGTCGCCACCGGTGGCGCTGCCGCCCCGGCGGCCAGCGAGCCCGCCAGCGAGCCCACGTCCGAGCCGGCGTCCGCGCCGGCCGCCACCACCGACACCGGTGTGTGGGACCGCCTCGCCCAGTGCGAGTCCAGCGGCGACTGGTCGATCAACACCGGCAACGGCTACTACGGCGGGCTGCAGTTCGCGCTCAGCTCGTGGGAGTGGGTCGGTGGCCAGGGCTACCCGCACGAGGCCTCGCGCGCGGAGCAGATCCACCGCGCCGAGATCCTCCTCGAGCGTCAGGGCTGGAACGCGTGGCCCTCGTGCTCGCGTCAGCTCGGCCTGCGCTGA
- a CDS encoding formate dehydrogenase accessory sulfurtransferase FdhD, translating to MTGSTTVPGGQASPQVLAAVLAGGRSRRMGEDKRRLSVDGTPLLERAVAAVTGIAPVLVVVGRTPSPVAASVDPPVAVVVDDHPGEGPLGGLVTALRVADDVADGVHVEGLPPGEVDVVLVVAGDHPDLVPAVLLALTEHLASTPSADAVLLGDPDGAVQPLIGAYRRRVHPRLRAAFAAGERRAGAVRDHLDVEVLPFERWRAHDPAATTAVDLDTPDDLRRRGERGTADDEAARSRGADGPARVPAPRRLPVWRLRRSPDGVGARADEDAVATEEPLRLLAAGPGAPPVDVVTTMRTPGHDADLAVGWLFTEGLYDPAAGVAEVAFGDPLLLSRPEDTVTVRLPHRLDLDVGARRFAAATASCGVCGRASIDELAARCTPQSPADSAGALSAAVLLELPSRLRAAQSLFATTGGVHATGLFSFAGEPQVVREDIGRHNALDAAIGARVRAGERDFGRLVAVLSGRVGFELVAKAAAAGIPVLVAVGAPTDLAVRTADRLGITLAGFVRDGRGNLHTHRARVRT from the coding sequence GTGACGGGATCGACGACGGTGCCCGGCGGACAGGCGTCCCCGCAGGTGCTGGCGGCCGTGCTCGCCGGGGGCCGCTCGCGGCGCATGGGTGAGGACAAGCGCCGGTTGTCCGTCGACGGCACGCCGTTGCTCGAGCGGGCCGTGGCCGCCGTCACCGGCATCGCCCCGGTGCTCGTCGTGGTCGGCCGGACGCCGTCCCCCGTCGCCGCCTCGGTCGACCCGCCGGTGGCCGTGGTCGTCGACGACCATCCCGGCGAAGGGCCGTTGGGGGGACTCGTCACCGCGTTGCGCGTCGCCGACGACGTCGCCGACGGCGTCCACGTCGAGGGGCTGCCTCCTGGCGAGGTCGACGTCGTGCTCGTGGTCGCCGGCGACCACCCCGATCTCGTACCGGCCGTGCTGCTGGCCCTGACGGAGCACCTGGCCAGCACGCCGTCCGCCGACGCGGTGCTGCTCGGTGACCCCGACGGTGCGGTCCAGCCCCTGATCGGGGCCTATCGGCGTCGGGTCCACCCGCGTCTGCGGGCCGCCTTCGCGGCCGGTGAGCGGCGGGCCGGGGCGGTCCGCGACCACCTCGACGTCGAGGTGCTGCCGTTCGAGCGCTGGCGGGCGCACGACCCCGCCGCGACCACGGCGGTGGATCTCGACACCCCCGACGACCTGCGCCGACGTGGCGAACGCGGGACCGCCGACGACGAGGCGGCCCGGTCGCGCGGGGCCGACGGGCCGGCGCGTGTCCCGGCCCCCCGCCGACTCCCGGTGTGGCGGCTGCGACGATCGCCCGACGGTGTCGGAGCGCGCGCCGACGAGGACGCCGTGGCGACCGAGGAACCACTGCGACTGCTCGCCGCGGGACCCGGAGCGCCGCCGGTCGACGTGGTGACGACCATGCGCACCCCCGGGCACGACGCCGATCTCGCGGTCGGGTGGCTGTTCACCGAAGGCCTCTACGACCCTGCGGCGGGCGTCGCCGAGGTGGCGTTCGGCGACCCGCTGCTGCTGTCCCGCCCGGAGGACACGGTGACGGTGCGGTTGCCGCACCGACTGGACCTCGACGTCGGTGCCCGCCGCTTCGCGGCGGCCACCGCGTCGTGCGGCGTGTGCGGTCGGGCGTCGATCGACGAGCTCGCGGCACGCTGCACCCCCCAGTCGCCCGCGGACTCGGCAGGTGCGCTGTCGGCCGCGGTGCTGCTGGAGCTCCCGTCCCGGTTGCGGGCAGCCCAGTCGTTGTTCGCCACGACCGGCGGGGTGCACGCCACCGGGCTGTTCAGCTTCGCCGGGGAGCCGCAGGTGGTGCGTGAGGACATCGGCCGCCACAACGCCCTGGACGCCGCGATCGGCGCCCGCGTCCGTGCCGGGGAGCGGGACTTCGGGCGCCTCGTGGCGGTGCTCTCGGGCCGGGTCGGGTTCGAGCTCGTCGCCAAGGCCGCCGCGGCCGGCATCCCGGTGCTCGTCGCCGTCGGCGCCCCGACCGACCTGGCCGTGCGCACCGCCGACCGGCTGGGCATCACGCTGGCCGGGTTCGTGCGCGACGGGCGCGGCAACCTCCACACCCATCGCGCACGGGTCCGGACCTGA
- a CDS encoding cupin domain-containing protein has product MNEQASSNPNVDERTPTPPVDLQEVGTQLMEEARGHDSGRAALTLTPTGGGPLKQTLLALCAGQGLAEHPSPGPATIQVLTGVGTLTSGGDELRLTPGSWAPVPLDRHAVSAEEDLLALLTVVPGTR; this is encoded by the coding sequence ATGAACGAGCAGGCCAGCAGCAACCCGAACGTCGACGAGCGCACCCCGACGCCGCCGGTGGACCTCCAGGAGGTCGGGACCCAGCTGATGGAGGAGGCGCGGGGTCACGACAGCGGTCGCGCCGCGCTGACCCTCACGCCGACCGGCGGAGGGCCGCTGAAGCAGACACTGCTGGCGTTGTGCGCCGGACAGGGCCTGGCCGAACACCCCTCGCCCGGACCGGCCACGATCCAGGTCCTGACCGGCGTGGGCACCCTCACCTCCGGTGGCGACGAACTGCGACTCACCCCGGGCTCGTGGGCGCCGGTACCGCTCGATCGTCACGCCGTGTCGGCGGAGGAGGACCTGCTCGCGCTGCTGACGGTGGTGCCCGGGACCCGGTGA
- a CDS encoding S8 family serine peptidase → MRGSRKLVGPAALVGALVAAAAAPASATGDRIQPAEPTPWELAAANEAEFVDDLWFVEFAAPSTSRGGQRAAQNAERAAFRSQARAEGVQVREQKDFRELWNGVTVRASLDEIPQIHDLRTVRAVHPVAVVERPEPSDVSPELATALSMTGADVAQSELGYTGEGLSVAIIDTGIDYNHPDLGGDGNNDQRLAADPNTRELDHPRVTHGWDYVGEAFNPADPDAPQVPQPDPDPRDTEGHGTHVAGIVGADAATDTGVTGVAPGVTFGAYKVFGPGSTTSDVIVEALEDAYADGMDIVNMSLGATLAWGEDYPTTRVSNELAANGVVVVNSAGNDGSLGTWALSAPANAHDIISVASADNTEQQTSVFAVDELDELVPYLPLTGAELPPTEGESAPLWLPAVTTVGNTTGPIGCAPGDFAGLPDGAVALVMRGECPFADKYVNAANAGASGVVIFNNVAGLFAGTVADAGIDGVWGAGISRSSGLALAELVAAGEQVTLTFTDETATTPNPTGGLASSFTSYGQNVELEFGPSVMAPGGLIVSTYPLGSGAYAMLSGTSMAAPHVAGAAALLLEAEPDLDPIAVRSRLQNTAEPAAWSLNAAAGLLDHTFRQGAGLIQVDAAILADQHVVPGQVSLYDAGESTVTVTVTNRADEAVTYDVSHVDGIQVVASTFAPDFWLTPVPFTGPSTLTVPAGGSTELTFSVTTPYVGLPNHQYGGWVVLTPAEGEGTTLRLPYSGYAGDYVEEMGLLGYWDWPADFDEPTFVEVDPVLARYTADGNLVAADPGQTYRVRNGEFPVVAAFFGHFPERMELWATRDRGNQRYLVAEDEYLSRSSAPGVRTPILWDGRVRAGQSDNTRPVPPGNYTLELRVLRANGDASNPAHWDTWTSPQFELTNQPARGR, encoded by the coding sequence ATGAGAGGGAGCCGAAAGCTGGTCGGCCCCGCGGCCCTCGTCGGCGCGCTCGTGGCGGCTGCGGCCGCACCGGCGAGCGCGACCGGGGACCGCATCCAGCCAGCCGAGCCGACGCCGTGGGAGCTCGCGGCGGCCAACGAGGCCGAGTTCGTCGACGACCTGTGGTTCGTCGAGTTCGCCGCGCCGTCGACCAGTCGTGGCGGTCAACGCGCCGCGCAGAACGCCGAGCGTGCGGCGTTCCGCAGCCAGGCGCGTGCCGAGGGCGTGCAGGTCCGGGAGCAGAAGGACTTCCGGGAGCTGTGGAACGGCGTCACCGTCCGCGCCAGTCTGGACGAGATCCCGCAGATCCACGACCTGCGCACCGTCCGTGCCGTGCACCCGGTCGCCGTCGTCGAGCGTCCCGAGCCCTCGGACGTCAGTCCCGAGCTGGCCACCGCGCTGTCGATGACCGGCGCCGACGTCGCCCAGTCCGAGCTCGGTTACACCGGTGAGGGGCTGAGCGTGGCCATCATCGACACCGGCATCGACTACAACCACCCGGACCTGGGTGGCGACGGGAACAACGACCAGCGACTCGCGGCGGACCCGAACACCCGCGAGCTGGACCACCCGCGCGTCACGCACGGTTGGGACTACGTCGGTGAGGCGTTCAACCCGGCCGACCCCGACGCCCCGCAGGTGCCCCAGCCCGACCCGGACCCGCGCGACACCGAGGGTCACGGGACCCACGTCGCCGGCATCGTCGGCGCCGACGCGGCCACCGACACCGGCGTGACCGGCGTCGCCCCGGGCGTCACCTTCGGTGCCTACAAGGTGTTCGGCCCCGGGTCGACCACCTCGGACGTCATCGTCGAGGCCCTCGAGGACGCCTACGCCGACGGCATGGACATCGTCAACATGTCGCTGGGCGCCACGCTGGCCTGGGGCGAGGACTACCCGACCACCCGGGTCAGCAACGAGCTGGCCGCCAACGGCGTCGTGGTCGTCAACTCCGCCGGCAACGACGGCTCACTGGGGACCTGGGCCCTGTCGGCCCCGGCCAACGCCCACGACATCATCAGCGTCGCGAGCGCCGACAACACCGAGCAGCAGACCAGCGTCTTCGCCGTCGACGAGCTCGACGAGCTCGTGCCGTACCTGCCGCTGACCGGCGCCGAGCTGCCGCCGACCGAGGGCGAGTCGGCTCCGCTGTGGTTGCCCGCGGTGACCACCGTCGGCAACACCACCGGCCCGATCGGCTGCGCCCCCGGCGACTTCGCCGGCCTGCCGGACGGTGCGGTGGCCCTCGTCATGCGTGGCGAGTGCCCGTTCGCGGACAAGTACGTCAACGCGGCCAACGCCGGTGCCAGTGGCGTGGTGATCTTCAACAACGTGGCCGGGCTGTTCGCCGGCACGGTCGCCGACGCCGGCATCGACGGGGTCTGGGGCGCGGGCATCAGCCGCAGCTCCGGTCTCGCGCTCGCCGAGCTGGTCGCCGCCGGTGAACAGGTCACGCTGACCTTCACCGACGAGACGGCCACCACGCCGAACCCGACCGGCGGTCTCGCGTCGTCGTTCACCTCCTACGGCCAGAACGTCGAGCTCGAGTTCGGCCCCAGCGTCATGGCGCCGGGCGGGCTCATCGTCTCGACCTACCCGCTCGGTTCGGGCGCGTACGCGATGCTGTCGGGCACCTCGATGGCCGCGCCGCACGTCGCCGGTGCCGCCGCCCTGCTCCTCGAGGCGGAGCCGGACCTCGACCCGATCGCGGTCCGCAGCCGACTGCAGAACACCGCCGAGCCGGCCGCCTGGTCGCTCAACGCGGCCGCGGGCCTGCTCGACCACACCTTCCGTCAGGGCGCCGGTCTGATCCAGGTCGACGCGGCGATCCTCGCCGACCAGCACGTCGTGCCCGGCCAGGTGTCGCTGTACGACGCCGGCGAGTCGACCGTGACGGTCACGGTGACCAACCGCGCCGACGAGGCCGTCACCTACGACGTCAGCCACGTCGACGGCATCCAGGTCGTGGCGAGCACCTTCGCGCCGGACTTCTGGCTCACGCCGGTGCCGTTCACCGGTCCGTCGACGCTGACGGTCCCGGCCGGCGGCTCGACCGAGCTGACGTTCAGCGTCACCACGCCGTACGTCGGTCTGCCCAACCACCAGTACGGCGGCTGGGTCGTGCTCACGCCCGCCGAGGGCGAGGGCACGACGCTGCGCCTGCCGTACTCGGGCTACGCCGGCGACTACGTCGAGGAGATGGGTCTGCTCGGCTACTGGGACTGGCCGGCCGACTTCGACGAGCCGACGTTCGTCGAGGTCGACCCGGTGCTCGCCCGCTACACCGCGGACGGCAACCTGGTCGCGGCCGACCCGGGGCAGACCTACCGGGTCCGCAACGGCGAGTTCCCGGTCGTGGCCGCGTTCTTCGGCCACTTCCCCGAGCGCATGGAGCTGTGGGCGACCCGCGACCGCGGCAACCAGCGCTACCTGGTCGCCGAGGACGAGTACCTCTCGCGCAGCAGCGCGCCGGGTGTGCGCACCCCGATCCTGTGGGACGGGCGTGTCCGTGCCGGGCAGAGCGACAACACCCGTCCGGTGCCCCCGGGCAACTACACCCTGGAGCTGCGGGTGCTGCGCGCCAACGGCGACGCCAGCAACCCGGCCCACTGGGACACGTGGACCTCGCCGCAGTTCGAGCTGACCAACCAGCCCGCGCGCGGTCGCTGA